In Betaproteobacteria bacterium, a genomic segment contains:
- a CDS encoding ATP-binding cassette domain-containing protein produces the protein MIAADNIAKTYGGRVALAPTTMTFAAGQTTVLIGPSGCGKTTLLRILLGLTPPDSGRVRFDDAVLGGTTMREIRHRVGYIIQDGGLFPHLTARANAALLARHLGKSGDWIDARMGELARLARLPGDALERYPQQLSGGQRQRVALIRALMLDPPYLLLDEPLGALDPMTRHALQRDLKEIFATMGKTVLLVTHDLHEAAFFAGEIILMREGVMVQRGPLEELLEHPAQPFVTEYIRAQRADPRLALQ, from the coding sequence ATGATCGCCGCCGATAACATCGCGAAGACCTACGGTGGCCGCGTTGCCCTCGCGCCAACCACCATGACGTTTGCCGCCGGGCAGACGACGGTATTGATCGGCCCCAGCGGCTGCGGGAAAACCACTTTGCTGCGCATTCTCCTGGGGCTCACGCCTCCAGACAGTGGCCGGGTGCGTTTCGATGATGCGGTTCTTGGCGGCACGACCATGCGCGAGATTCGCCACCGCGTGGGTTACATCATTCAAGACGGCGGGCTGTTTCCCCATCTCACGGCACGCGCGAACGCCGCGCTGCTGGCACGCCATCTTGGCAAGTCCGGCGATTGGATCGATGCTCGCATGGGCGAACTTGCCCGCTTGGCGCGGCTTCCCGGGGATGCGCTGGAGCGCTATCCCCAGCAGCTCTCGGGCGGGCAGCGGCAACGGGTGGCGCTGATACGGGCATTGATGCTCGATCCGCCTTATCTGTTGCTCGACGAACCCCTCGGCGCCCTTGACCCCATGACGCGGCATGCGTTGCAAAGGGATCTCAAGGAAATATTCGCCACGATGGGAAAAACGGTATTGCTGGTGACTCACGATCTGCACGAGGCCGCGTTTTTCGCCGGCGAGATCATTCTCATGCGGGAGGGTGTCATGGTGCAGCGCGGACCGCTGGAAGAGTTGTTGGAGCATCCGGCGCAACCCTTTGTCACCGAATACATTCGTGCGCAGCGTGCCGACCCGCGCTTGGCCTTGCAATGA